From the genome of Ostrinia nubilalis chromosome 1, ilOstNubi1.1, whole genome shotgun sequence:
CAGCGTCCCGCGCCCCTCTTTAAAGGCctttgcgcctcccctgggCCAATGTTTTGGGAACCAATGTTTTACAGTATGGAGCACTTATTCCAAACCTTAACACAAGGCAATAAGGTAGCAAACCTGTTAGCAACTATATCGTTACCTTGCACGGTGAGCTCGGCGGAGCAGGAGATGTTGCCGGTGCTGGTCTTGGCCACGCACGTGTACAGCCCCGCGTCCTCCGGCTTCACGTGCTGGAACACCAGCGCCAGCGAGTCCTCGTCGTCGCCGAGTAGCACCTGGATACAAGCAAATGTTGGAAGGTTTCGAGTGTTTCCCACagcatgtaaaacatatcgccccaaaagatactgcttTACTTAAtagatgcaggactcggaggtgAACTGTAATGGAGCGTCCACACTGGacgaacgggctcgcgcggcaaactcgacatcctgctcactctcactaagagcagggtgagcagtatgaccagcgtgccgcgagagcccgttcgcccagtgtggacgcaccataaggAAAACAGCGACGATCACAATGTATATCGATCGCAGCACAATAGAATCAATACCGGttgcagtgatactaggactttaatAGAACTAGAATAGCCGGTCAACACAAAAACTAATTTTTCAAGTGTTTGCTACTATCATTGGCGTCTTTTCCTTACTTTACCACATGATATACGAAATGACTTCACAGCTCTATTAGCTGTCTTCCATCTCCTCAAAGACAAACATTGTTGAAGGCAAATTCAATTTGGAAATCGCTTCATGTACAAAAAATCAGAACGCAGGCAGGGATTATGGAATTAAAAGCGTCACGAATGTCACTTTGTCCAGGGTTAGAGAGCTACAAGGCGTTTGAcataatcaataaaaatattgagtagGTCTCTATTGTTTTTAGAAATTATTTCAAGTGTTAATCAAATTgggaacaattaataaaaagtatcgATTTCGATATTTCTATTGATGATGTATGTCTTCTTATATGTATGTCTTCTTACATACCTTGAATCTCTCCTCTGGGTCGAAGGGCTGGCCATCGCGTTTCCAAGCGAACGTCGGCTTCTCGCCCTTGGCCAGCAAGCCTTCCCCACCGGGGGGCAGCTCGAAGAAGATGTTCTTGTCATCtgagaaaattaatttatatttgatCAGTAGTTTGACCTATAACAGATCGCAAACACAAAGTCCTAGTAAACTCATTATGTAACGTATTTCATAATAGTATTTTGATTGCTTGTAAGCTTGAATCAATCGTAATGACACAGTGATTCCATGCCTGAAGGCGTATTTTTAAAACTTACAAATTCATTCAACGTTAAATTAACGTCCAACGTCCAATCAATTTAAAGTTCGTAAAACAGAAGCACATGGCTTCAGAAAGCGCATTTGATGTAAAGTAACACACTGAAGTAATTAAAAtgtcataaaataatttattttctgcaattCATGCCCTACTACTAAAAGCAATAATACTTGTGAATGAGAGCAACATTGTATTTGTAGAAGCACCAATAAAACACACTACGGtctaacggtcttattcataatcatttttcacattttatcaaatgcttattagaggtttataaaacgtttgataaaaattgttattcataatcgtcatttagcgctaaaatcctcttttatctgtgtgataagttatcgagagctcgggccttgtttaaagctctaataaacctattttaacctaacttttataaatgtcatttcatatgaatgtcacttcgttggtttatttattcaaaatatccttgctgtgatccttgcttgtgaaaatgaatgctataaatgcaattgtgcatttagccaataatgccgacccagcgcgacgtagaaagctctaccgccaacgaagcaacccattcgatttgcgggacctaaattttaaaataaaatataggttcaataaggacacagtgcgcaccatcatagatttggtggaagatgatctggttcagagcgctagaggtggtggcacgtgtcctgaactgcaagttttagtggccataagatgttggggacgtcgtgaggtaagcacaaaaaagtgttttattttatccctttgtcgtggctgctataattattttcatacattttcaggtacaagatgatgctggtgacctccatggcctaagtcagccgacagtgagccggatatgcgccagagtcgcgcatgcaatcgcgaataaggcaaattccttcatcaaaatgcctatcactataggagagcaggaaagaattagtgccaaatttagagcaattaaaaattttcctggggtgataggagccatagattgcacccacattaaaattaaaaaaaccggaggtgacatggcccagtactatattaatagaaaaggctattattccctgaatgttcaggtaaaatatattttgattttatacagtttacaacagagaaagatttgttttaataatgtctataatttttactttgtatgatctaaattttagcaacattcaacactatattattggatggattacctacaggatactgttttttttattttaggttgtctgtgatgctgacctcaaaataatggatatagtggctagatggcgaggcagtacacatgacagtcgaatttttatggagagcaatataaaacaacgatttgaggataggcagtttagaggacgccttattggcgattcgggctaccctcttctgccatatctatttacacctattttaaggcctagtcgtccagaagaagaagcatacaataatgctcacatctcaactaggaacactgttgaaaggtgttttggggtgtggaagcagcggttccaatgcctactccatggcttaccagtaagcctccaaaatggaaaagctgtgatcatagcattggctgtattacataatatagccattgatatgaatgacacattgttaggtaaatgttatcaatttgactgtacataaggaatacaaatctttatgacaaaatgttgacaaattcataatatttttcagaacaacatatggagcaggtccctgtaactccgcaactttcgacggagaacagtgttcacgacaaccgaccttcattgttgaggcgtaggtcgcagttgatactacaaaattttataaatcaacatttttgaatggtactaaaatacattttgataaattccaacgatttacttttatgtaatgtcatttgagttcatgaaaatgttgtattttaatttttcagatactgttcctggcatcttaatgaaaataaaaagaatatttgattgaaaaatacctgtatttcaattttcagtccaatttgttactatcacaaaaacaaaacctgtagttctctttaaaaaagcaattattctgcaaaaattcaaaacaaattactttatatcactaatttaagtacaattagtttcaacaaacttacttattaaaaatcacagttcaattctttaaaacaaagaaattgcttaagtataaacgtttctattcggaggttatcaaccttctacatttaaaacaaaataaccataatttacactattattataaaggcgaatgtttgtgactaggcatatgtgtatttactttatatcactaatttaagtacaattattaaacttacttactaaaaatcacagttcaattcttataaacaaataaattgctaaaacagatagattatatagtctcgaataacatataggcttctttttatcctggaaaaatgcacagatcctgtaggttacagaaatagtagtctacgcaggcggagtcgtgggcaacagctagttaatagtaatctcaaactcttattaagttatgactagtaaacatattcatagccgtctaaatatattgcagaaacacaatcaaaatgcggattggaactgcataaaatacaaattaaaaacaaacagaagtaagggaggaactaacttattatttagaatctgttagtacttgaaaaactttaacatcaaaagacttattattctttattaatgtgagtgtaatatttaagtttttcctgtaataattgatgctcaagatccaagtttctccctttcttccgttcgttttccatttgaacttcatgcagttcaatccggcattttgattctgtttctgcaatttcggaaatcctaactttgcttaaatcaattaagccttctttgtttaacagtttccttttttttttgattgctggtgctttaaaattaggttttgctttattttcttttgcctctacttttttattttctttatcttccaatatgcctctagtagtacaagcatgtgtatcttctatttcttcatcaagtaccaccaattcatattggatttcttcattatttatcaattcctgatcttgcgtattttgagttgattcctcctcttgaatgttaattaattcacttttatttgagtccgagtcaaatctgttaacatcgactacaaattcattgggcaaccaagatgctatatcatcagccctatcgtcaggcactgataatggtggaccaccgccagttttaatttgagcctgcctagcaatggtcttgtctttcttcgcactgatttttatgaggctccattgcgattttaactgggtaatggagcggttcataccagcgcacattgaattaaacctgaaaaagaaatgacaggattttgaattacaggtaaaggcaaaattttatattgaaggcagaaatcaaaagatgtaccaacgttgtttgtaaatcagcccaagccgcaaccttccgtttattcgtgttagtgtctgtatttttattttcgattgcatttactctttctttcaccaactctttcagcaaatactgaaaagcaaacactaggcgtcaaacataaataaaaccatgctacaaaaattagtaggcactttatcaggctaaaaataagtactaccttatcttcctccaaccagttttctgatcgttgccttttaggcggtctgttctccttcgtcatggacataattagtatccgatgtaactagccgggtcgtcgtaagagcttattgcagagtacagggtaagaggtacagaatccagaacatacaatcccaagttttataaaagtttgataaaacttgggagttgatcgaaaaaaccgaaaactttattaaattttcgtgccaaatgtcaatgtcagtaagtaaaacgtcacagctgccaattttttgttttttttttctgcgatttgtctatgattttacatggtccatcaagttaaatcaccaaaaaagctgttttcgttcattctttttgtatagtctgtggaaagaaaatattaaactctgttttagctatcaaaggtttgtaaacgattatgaataacgttttttatcagaggtttataagagtgttttaagcctatcaaacgttttagctaatgtaggttttaaacctatattagcattttattatgaataagaccgttattcataatcatttttcacattttatcaaatgcttattagaggtttataaaacgtttgataaaaattgttattcataatcgtcatttagcgctaaaatcctcttttatctgtgtgataagttatcgagagctcgggccttgtttaaagctctaataaacctattttaacctaacttttataaatgtcatttcatatgaatgtcacttcgttggtttatttattcaaaatatccttgctgtgatccttgcttgtgaaaatgaatgctataaatgcaattgtgcatttagccaataatgccgacccagcgcgacgtagaaagctctaccgccaacgaagcaacccattcgatttgcgggacctaaattttaaaataaaatataggttcaataaggacacagtgcgcaccatcatagatttggtggaagatgatctggttcagagcgctagaggtggtggcacgtgtcctgaactgcaagttttagtggccataagatgttggggacgtcgtgaggtaagcacaaaaaagtgttttattttatccctttgtcgtggctgctataattattttcatacattttcaggtacaagatgatgctggtgacctccatggcctaagtcagccgacagtgagccggatatgcgccagagtcgcgcatgcaatcgcgaataaggcaaattccttcatcaaaatgcctatcactataggagagcaggaaagaattagtgccaaatttagagcaattaaaaattttcctggggtgataggagccatagattgcacccacattaaaattaaaaaaaccggaggtgacatggcccagtactatattaatagaaaaggctattattccctgaatgttcaggtaaaatatattttgattttatacagtttacaacagagaaagatttgttttaataatgtctataatttttactttgtatgatctaaattttagcaacattcaacactatattattggatggattacctacaggatactgttttttttattttaggttgtctgtgatgctgacctcaaaataatggatatagtggctagatggcgaggcagtacacatgacagtcgaatttttatggagagcaatataaaacaacgatttgaggataggcagtttagaggacgccttattggcgattcgggctaccctcttctgccatatctatttacacctattttaaggcctagtcgtccagaagaagaagcatacaataatgctcacatctcaactaggaacactgttgaaaggtgttttggggtgtggaagcagcggttccaatgcctactccatggcttaccagtaagcctccaaaatggaaaagctgtgatcatagcattggctgtattacataatatagccattgatatgaatgacacattgttaggtaaatgttatcaatttgactgtacataaggaatacaaatctttatgacaaaatgttgacaaattcataatatttttcagaacaacatatggagcaggtccctgtaactccgcaactttcgacggagaacagtgttcacgacaaccgaccttcattgttgaggcgtaggtcgcagttgatactacaaaattttataaatcaacatttttgaatggtactaaaatacattttgataaattccaacgatttacttttatgtaatgtcatttgagttcatgaaaatgttgtattttaatttttcagatactgttcctggcatcttaatgaaaataaaaagaatatttgattgaaaaatacctgtatttcaattttcagtccaatttgttactatcacaaaaacaaaacctgtagttctctttaaaaaagcaattattctgcaaaaattcaaaacaaattactttatatcactaatttaagtacaattagtttcaacaaacttacttattaaaaatcacagttcaattctttaaaacaaagaaattgcttaagtataaacgtttctattcggaggttatcaaccttctacatttaaaacaaaataaccataatttacactattattataaaggcgaatgtttgtgactaggcatatgtgtatttactttatatcactaatttaagtacaattattaaacttacttactaaaaatcacagttcaattcttataaacaaataaattgctaaaacagatagattatatagtctcgaataacatataggcttctttttatcctggaaaaatgcacagatcctgtaggttacagaaatagtagtctacgcaggcggagtcgtgggcaacagctagttaatagtaatctcaaactcttattaagttatgactagtaaacatattcatagccgtctaaatatattgcagaaacacaatcaaaatgcggattggaactgcataaaatacaaattaaaaacaaacagaagtaagggaggaactaacttattatttagaatctgttagtacttgaaaaactttaacatcaaaagacttattattctttattaatgtgagtgtaatatttaagtttttcctgtaataattgatgctcaagatccaagtttctccctttcttccgttcgttttccatttgaacttcatgcagttcaatccggcattttgattctgtttctgcaatttcggaaatcctaactttgcttaaatcaattaagccttctttgtttaacagtttccttttttttttgattgctggtgctttaaaattaggttttgctttattttcttttgcctctacttttttattttctttatcttccaatatgcctctagtagtacaagcatgtgtatcttctatttcttcatcaagtaccaccaattcatattggatttcttcattatttatcaattcctgatcttgcgtattttgagttgattcctcctcttgaatgttaattaattcacttttatttgagtccgagtcaaatctgttaacatcgactacaaattcattgggcaaccaagatgctatatcatcagccctatcgtcaggcactgataatggtggaccaccgccagttttaatttgagcctgcctagcaatggtcttgtctttcttcgcactgatttttatgaggctccattgcgattttaactgggtaatggagcggttcataccagcgcacattgaattaaacctgaaaaagaaatgacaggattttgaattacaggtaaaggcaaaattttatattgaaggcagaaatcaaaagatgtaccaacgttgtttgtaaatcagcccaagccgcaaccttccgtttattcgtgttagtgtctgtatttttattttcgattgcatttactctttctttcaccaactctttcagcaaatactgaaaagcaaacactaggcgtcaaacataaataaaaccatgctacaaaaattagtaggcactttatcaggctaaaaataagtactaccttatcttcctccaaccagttttctgatcgttgccttttaggcggtctgttctccttcgtcatggacataattagtatccgatgtaactagccgggtcgtcgtaagagcttattgcagagtacagggtaagaggtacagaatccagaacatacaatcccaagttttataaaagtttgataaaacttgggagttgatcgaaaaaaccgaaaactttattaaattttcgtgccaaatgtcaatgtcagtaagtaaaacgtcacagctgccaattttttgttttttttttctgcgatttgtctatgattttacatggtccatcaagttaaatcaccaaaaaagctgttttcgttcattctttttgtatagtctgtggaaagaaaatattaaactctgttttagctatcaaaggtttgtaaacgattatgaataacgttttttatcagaggtttataagagtgttttaagcctatcaaacgttttagctaatgtaggttttaaacctatattagcattttattatgaataagaccgtaaatGTATTTCCAATTAAACTCATTAGGTCAGCAGGACAAGGCACATGGCAATGAAAGCTTTAACATAAAACAACAAGTTAAGTCTAATTCGAGCGCGATATTTATAGCCCACATAGGGCATGcaattcggatatccggatatccatattattcggatattcgccacatttattattcgaatagcatctatgtaattattcggtcttttcgaacaatacgaatacgcctttcctattaaaaaattgtaaaaatatctgaccgcaaacttattaataaaacttaaaactattaaaactgcaGGCAAGAAGTTAGCGGTAAGGTTAGATTATGGACAAGTGCGCGCAATCGCAGATATCCCTTCAAGTGCCAACCAATATTCGCGAAAAAGGTTAAAGTGCCAGGCATATGGTTTCCAATGGTGCTAGTGTTATGGTGTAGTTATCTCCTGTGGTACtgagattttttgtttgtagtaaATCAGCAGGAGTCCAGTGACTCAGTTGCCCTCAGTGGGCATCCGGTTTCTCAACTGTCCTAAAATCTACTAAGGATACTCCTGCCTGACACAAGCTCTTTGCAGTCTGCTGAATAGGAAGCCTTCAATGGTCATGAGTTGTTGGACTGATGAGTTTGGATGATTTGAAAGTTTATCCTTGTAGCGGAGTGTGTGGCTCTTTATTTCCTCACTGACTGTGGGCAATGGCAAGTCCTGATAGATGAGCCTGTTGCTGATATACCACGGCATTTGGTAAATCAAACGTACGGCTTTTGTCTAAGTGCTCGATTATGTCGAGATTGGAGTTGGCAGCTGTTCCCCACAGCTGTATCCCGTAGGTCCAGATAGGTTTAAGGATAGTTTTGTAGACCATCATTTTACTACTGGTGTTCAGCTGTGACTGGACTCCGACAAGCCACATCATGTTTTTTAGTTTGGCATCTAGTTGCGTCCTCTTTGTCCATATTAAAGGTTCCTGTGAATGTATTTGCAGTTGTTGGCAGGTCAGCGGTAAACAATAGGTATAGCACGGGCCCCAAGACACTACCCTGGGGTATACCGGACGTTATGTTGCATAGGGCAGAACCAGAGTCTCCAGATCTGACTTCAAAGCATATGTCTTTCAAATACGACCTAAGTATTTCGTAGAACGGacataggccagtagaattaaacacaaaaattgattaaatcggaaataattcctacaaaagatttttttgctttaatggcttcattggttgcccattaagactctcctaagttttcgacttcgacggagttgtgcttaagtggtgggggcccccgaaaggggcgttttttcggttttccggttataccgcgtaaaggacttaccctatcgaaaagtggtcttcatgacggttaaagggcacttaatcctgcattgaataagaccaaattcatatgttttggacaaaccgttctcgcgctaaagttcggcaaagtagaaaatatacgtataattaatgaccctctccacgtccaatggcttgttacccacatgcttccaagccttgtaaagggtcgccttaaccagtgtaaccctaacaaggctcacgagtttgattcgcttatccttgttcgtcccagccgttccttaactgcggttgctgcacctcttcctggcactctcctgaacgactctgtgttacctaatgtggctgcccctcttccttgtaccctcctgtacgatttcattgcttagccatatgcctggtccaaggttcgacgccacaaaatcaactacgtacgagtgaaaatagtttaaatactatttcccgtgcttgcaacatttttctttactgcttcgcctctattagtcgtagagtgattgtatatatcctatagccttcctcaatgtatgagctattcaacacaaaaataatgatttcaatcaaactagtaattcttaagattagcgcgttcaaacaaacaaacaaaaaactcttcagcgttttaatatgaacttgttgttgttgatttttggcgtcgaaccttagaccaggcatacggctaggcaacgtagtcatgcaggaggatacaaggaagaggggcagccacagtaggtaacacagagtcgttcaggtgagtgccaggaagaggtgcagcaaccgcagttaagaaacggctgggacgaacaaggataggcgcatcaagctcgtaagccttgatagggttacactggttgaggtggcccttttcaagacttggaagcctgtgggtaacaaaccattggacatggagagggtcattaattatacgtatattttctactttgccgaactttagcgcgagaacggtttgtccaaaacatatgaatttggtcttattcaatgcaggattaagtgcccttcaaccgtcatgaagaccactttttgatagggtaagtcctttacgcggtataaccggaaaaccgaaaatttgcccctttcgggggcccccaccacttaagcacaactccgtcgaagtcgaaaacttaggagagtcttaatgggcaaccaatgaagccattaaaacaataaaatcttttgtaggaattatttccgatttaaaagctaattctactggactaacatgggaggttctgtttaagtttgtacaagagcCCTTTATGCCAGACCTTGTCGAAGGCTTGACTTATGTCCAAGAACGCAGCTGAGCAGTATCGTTTCTTTTCTAGTTCTTCAGAGACGATGTTTATGGTTCTGTGGACCTGTTCAATAATTGTGGAGTGTCTTTCCCGGAAACCAAATTGATGTTCAGGTATCAGATCACCGATGTGGGGCTTCATtcgtttgaacagtattttttcgAATACCTTCGATAGCAGCcttttttttaaagtagttattgaagttagatgatagtattaagcaaattgatccttattaaaatgattatagacaaaaaagtgtttcttttaatttacattatattgaaaatagcagtattcgaaaaattcgttttattcgaagtattcgaataccataaattttagtattcgaAATATTCGAATACCAATATCGAACGAATAATGCATGCCCTAAGCCCACATAAATACTGGAGGACGTCCAACGGTAAAAATGTGGCACACTTGTAAATAAAGCGAATTACGTCCGTCCATCATTGATTACGTGTTTGTAGAACCACATGATGGTACATTTTTTTTGGAATTATGACATatagtaattaattacatatacACCAAGAAAAACGATCGGTAATTGGTAAGGATATCATTGATCAAATTGTCTAACATGATGTGTATAAACTTAGGCCTACTGTTCACAGAGGCGAAGAGTCATTCTCAACGGTCGCAGCTTGCAGCATGATGTCCACATGCAGCAACGCGACTTTGTCGGGCCCATCGACAGGGTTGCATAGTATTACATGTATGATACGCCTCCGTGGACAAATGATTAATTACACCAAATACTTTCCAAGTAGAAAAACAAGTGACAACGCAATATTACACACATCGACAACGGTGACTTGGCTTCGGTAGTGACGTCAACATAAATGTTAAGCGCGGCAGGAGTGCACCAAATgctttatagatcgtttcatccacgaagacgcgcctcacCATTCTTCcgttaatgtttgagtgttatcggtacacgttGTTATCCATgaatgcacacgcacactaagtacaataatgacgctcggattgctcggatcaaactccccgcaccctgcgcttccctcgaccaaaaattggtggggcgcgtcttcgtggatgagaCGATCTATGGTCTCTAAACAACCAAGTGCCAAGCAAATAAGATAGCTTTTACTTACCAACAACGGTGACTTTGGCTTCTGTAGTGACGTCACCATAAATGTTAAGCGCGGCAAGAATACACCAATCTATAAACAACCATGTGCCTAGCAAAATAAGATAAGTATTACTTACCAACAACGGTGACTTTAGCTTCGGTAGTGACGTCACCGTAGATGTTGAGCGCTCGGCAGGAGTAGGTGCCGGCGTCGGCCGGGCTCACGTCGGCGATGACGAGTTCGTAGCAGCCCTTGTCGGCGCGCGTGCGCACGATTGACACGCGGTCCGTGTCCGAGCCGGTCACGATCTCTTTGCCGTCGCGGAAGCTGGGGGAGTGACATGACAGTGTCTTGGTTAATAATTAAAAGCCGATGTATAATTCCTGTAAACTGCAATGGATTTAAACAAGAAGACTTTCccgattcaataaaataaagcaaataaatgtattcttaTTCTTCTTAATCTTATAAAGTACTAAAGAAATCAATTAATGAGCATACTCGTACTTATAATCTTTTAACCCATAGTGATTTGTTAGATGTCGTATTTTGGACGCGAAAGTAGTACTTAATGCATATTATGTGAAGAACATCAAAAATTCCTGTGTCAACTAATAAAAGTAGAAAAGGTTATCTAGGAAAAGTTT
Proteins encoded in this window:
- the LOC135077412 gene encoding putative nuclease HARBI1 — encoded protein: MNAINAIVHLANNADPARRRKLYRQRSNPFDLRDLNFKIKYRFNKDTVRTIIDLVEDDLVQSARGGGTCPELQVLVAIRCWGRREVQDDAGDLHGLSQPTVSRICARVAHAIANKANSFIKMPITIGEQERISAKFRAIKNFPGVIGAIDCTHIKIKKTGGDMAQYYINRKGYYSLNVQVVCDADLKIMDIVARWRGSTHDSRIFMESNIKQRFEDRQFRGRLIGDSGYPLLPYLFTPILRPSRPEEEAYNNAHISTRNTVERCFGVWKQRFQCLLHGLPVSLQNGKAVIIALAVLHNIAIDMNDTLLEQHMEQVPVTPQLSTENSVHDNRPSLLRRRSQLILQNFINQHF